GatacaaaaaaagtatttttgaAGTAATTAGGAAAAGGAATTATTgtaaaaatacaataatacATCTTAAACATTAATTCAATCTAAATTAAATACTACAGCTCTTTAAGGATTATTACCCCTAGTTACAAGCAATAAAATAACGCAATTTATCTTATATCTCTCTATGTCCTGAAGTATGACCTGCCAGCCTGGATTAATTATTAATGGTTTGCTGGAGAATTTATACTACAACACGCGTACGGTAAAATTTATACTATGGGATTTGATCCCAAGACGAATGCTTTGCGTTTAATCGTCTATATCAGTGATGTCAAACTAAAATTTTGCCAGACACTCAGAATACGCATAAATCTTCTTGTGGGTCCGGGCTGAATACATATCACTCGTGCTTTTTTGGTCATATGATATAGTTTCTGCTACATTCATTTATGTTAAAAGTCTTGCTTTTACATGAGCCGGATAGCAAGAGCTCTCGTTCGGGATACGAACCGGGTTTGGTATATACAATTGAACTACTTCTGCATTTTTTGAGAATGTGAACGTTGTTGAGAGCTTGCTGAAACCAAGTATTCATCATTGTACACAAGTTGTGTATCACGATCGAATTACATTCCACCTCAACACACCTCTTCTACTTAATCCctttgttgttgatggttgTTTTGCAGTTGTGATTGATGCTGATGTTGTGTTTGATGAAGAtgattctgttgctgctgctgtacctgttgctgttgcaattGTTGAAATTGATTGGCGCTTAGAAAGATACCGGTAGGTCCGGTGTGGATTATCGTGGGAGCTGCCTGCATGGGAGCAGTATGTATGAAGATTGGCTGACCAGTGTTAGGGGTACCGCCCGAACCGGCGGTGCGTATGAAGTTCAGCTGGTGTATAACAAAATCAGATAGCGATGAAGGTGATTGTACTAACAGAAAACACAACTCCCCATACTTACCGGTATTTGCGCTATTTCACCCGTCGGAGTCATTACGTGTTGCAGTAGTTGCAGGGATTGGTTGGCAGATAGGAGTTGGTTGGTCGTAGTAGCATTTCCATTCGGAACACCACCAGCCGTCGCACTACCATTTGCGAGGATTATGCTCTGCCCAGATGCGGTTTGTATCGTAGTCTaaaagaatggaaaagggaAGTTAATGCATGATGGAGATAATTCACTTTAGATCTAGATATCTTAGAATTAATCGTTCGGAAGGATATCCGTTACCTGGGAGGAGGGAAGCTGTTGAAATGTAGATACTGGAGTACTTACACCAGCATGCGACTCGACACCGGTAGGCAACATTTTCTCTTGTTGCGCGGTTGCCATCGTTGaggttgttgctgcttgtaGTAGCTGCTGGCTACCAGTCGCACCAATCACCGTCGCAAGATCAAATACCGTTCCACCGTTCGTCAGTGCACCTATGCTGCCTTTGGTCGCATGCTGCAACGTTACCTTCTGATGTTGTTGCGATAGCTGAAAGAAGTACTGCATATCCTCGGAACCGTTGGTACTACTGCTGTTGCCAGCACCATTAGCGGCCGTAGTACCACCGCTCGGTCCATCCTCCGACTTGCCTTCAAATTCCTTTTTGTACACCTTGATCTCATCGCGCGGTACAATGTCTATTAGGAAATCGAACTGATCGTACCTGGTAATGGCCATCGCGATATCACTTCGCTGTAACGTTCGCCGTTTGTTATGCTCCGTATGTAGCCAGGCCCGAAGCGTCAGCTCCTGTATGAAGATTTCTATCGCTTTCGCAAAAAGTAGCGGTGCGTCGGAAGATATCATTTTAACTTCCTCGTCCAGCTTCATGATCTTTTTGATGCGTGCCAGCGGTAGCAACTGATTGCCAGGCTCAACGTTGTCCACCAGGTGTATTTCCCGCAATAGATTTGGCCAGAAATTATGTAGATTTTGATGGGACTCGGTCAGCTTTTGCTTTCCACATGACGAGCCTGATTCAGCACTGGACGTGATCGTGTTACTGACAGAGGTACTAACCACGGTTAGCGGCGTCGTGATTGTGGCAGACGTTGCAACACCCAGTGGTTTCTTTGGGCTATCCATTGTCCAAACACGCACATATAGCGATCACAATATCCTAGGATAGGGGTTGGGTTTATTACATGCAACTAACCGTATAGGTACGGGTGTACCAGTGTGATAGGGTTCTGtggtttcaaatgtttagaaaCGCAGCTTTGCCACCTTTTGGTAGTAACTCACACCCCGGGCCCCTGACGCAATACGCAAACGTTACTCGGATTCGCTACTATTATTATCCAATCACTACACTATGGCGAGCGAAATCAACGAATGGGAGACGTCGAATATTAGTATGCCCGAGTACCGGCAGGATCTGGTAAATCTTAATTCCAATAGATAACAGAGGTCTTTTGCTGCGATTTATCGTTCCAATATCTTTTTCCGAACCGTCCCTGTACCATACAatcatacatttttaaaaggACCAATGCGCCATGCTTGTATTAGGTCCGCGTTGTATTACTTTGCTACCATCTAATCCCtaaagcacacatacacattcacACCCAAAGTACAGCGGCACCGCCATGACAATAGCGCGCGAATTTCCTCGTCTAACAAGTCCAAATCGTTTTGTACattctttgttttttctatCGCGCTCGTGCACGGTCAGCAGCTCATGATGCTACTGCCTTTGGTGGGCATCTCGGGGCAGATTATCAACAAACATTTCAGAAACTGTCCCTTCTGCCAGCTTCACACAGTCGCAACCAAAGTTTCCCGGAGTAAACAGATAGCACAACGATCGGAAAAACCGCATGAATGCACACACCTGGCTCTTCACCAAACCGCACTTTCCCGTCCGGCGCCTGATTTGCAGAAGTATTACCAATAAAAACCGTAGCCTGCAATGATTGGCCCACCATTTGCCACCAATTGGTTTGGACGACCAACCAGATACAgagtttgctgttgttggcgTTGGGGTTAGATACGCTCCGTTTGTACGCAGTGCGCCCAGGTGCTTAGGGTATTGCGTTGTCCTCCAAATGCACACATTTTGCTAACCAACCGATAAACAGTATGATTATTACCTTTGTAAAGCGTTTGTAGTCCAAAAACAAAGCATGGAAACATAAAACGAGCAAGTTTTCTTTGATAAGCAAGTAATAAACACACAGTGCAACCTTTGAAGCGGGATTTGTAAACGCGCTCTTCGACGCATGCTGGTTTGACAGTTCCGCGCTGAAAAACAATAGTGGTGCAGCAAATCGTAAACAATATCGTTATTGTACAACGGTTTTTCACAATTCCGCAAGGTAAGTAAGATTTCCTGTCTTTTTACGATTTATTTAATGTTCTTGGCTCGAGTCATCATGCGTAGTGCTGGGTGCTACAAAAATATAGCCTTCCATCGTGTGTTATTAACGTTCACTTTGCGTCCGTATTGTTGCTTgcttggttttcttttatagttttattatCGATAGATTTCTAAGAACATATACATGGTCATGAATTAACAGCTTTAGTGTTTGCTCGTTTGTCTGtcactgttttgtttgtttgttgcttattTTGTTGCTCTCTTTTGTCCACGAACTTACTTAGAAAAGTGCACATATTGGTAATCTTTAAATAGTAAACAATTAGCCTTAAAGTAATTAGTTTTTGCGGTGGAATTGTAATTAGTTTTCTTCTTCGTAACAATTAatggttttattgtttttcttttctttgcttctttCCCCACAGTCGAACACTGCTGACCGTATTGCACCGTTCGTATCTTTCttccttgttttattttgcttctgtCAAGAATATTCTCACGCGTTTTGCTGACTATACGTTCTCTGAAttttacgtgttttttttttgcttgaacCCTGCTTAACCTAGTGTGATTTGCAATTAACCGTTAAAACATCTATTACCAGCATTAAGAAATACATTGCTTGTAAAGTAATTTGTAAGTACCGTGGTTTTCGATACCTTCCGACGCACGCCGACGTGTTTAACTATTTAAATGTTGCTTTTGGTTTATTgctattagttttttttgggaaaatgaaCAGttagagattttttttcgtgcaaaaaTAGTGCTATCTACGTTTTTAACtccttttttatgtgtttctctttcccttttcatttctctttatctctcactctctctctctctctctgttacTACGAATCACggaaaacacaacataatAACGTGATAATGCaattggggaaaaaaaccgCTATTGCATTCAAAACGAGAGTTTTACTACGACGATTCTCTCAACAAGAATTATGTTCTCAAACGTATCCTTTTTGTGGTCGAGGCATATGAGAACCTCGCAAAAAACCTCCATCGATCCCTAAAAACTATACCGAATGAAATACTAAACAGAATGGGGAAAATACACGtggatttttcctttccccttTTTCGGTTTTAAACACCCCTTCGTTTTTCTCCGGGTTTGCCACGGCATTCAAATCTTATCACAGaaggcatttttttgttttttttcttacgtttgggcttttttgttttttaggtATGATTATACATCATTTTGGTCCTAGTTAAATCTCTGTAGACGTAGGTGCATGTAGTtaattttttcctttccgtatAGTTTCTAAATGTAGGCATtacaaaatcgcttcaaaacaatcaacagTTAACGGAACAATAGTTTATGCTACTTAATAGTATCGAAAGCTTAGGACGTAGTCGTTTAGTTTTTTCAACACAAAACTTACACATTTTGTGTTTAAGAGTACATGTTTTGTGtaagaagtgtgtgtgtgactagTTTTGAAGGTGTGTATGTGGAAGGCAAATCTTGAATTGGGATTTGTAGATCGCTGAACCCGTATCCTTTATTTTCCCAATAGACTTAAAGCTAATATTGTTTGTAtgattttgcttcatttttcgtgtttttttttgtttgcttttgtttttatgtatcGAAAACCACGCACACATCCACGCGGGCAAGGTGGACAGCATGTTTGAGATTCTTGCCCCAGGTTTGAGCAACTTGACTTGCAGTTGCGACGGAAATtaacataaaaacacaccacatTTAAAGAAGTACACACTACCGCCTGACAGCATGACTCTGGCACCTCCTATTTGAACTATTATGTCGTACAATACGTTAAAATAGCATCGTTTGCCAATGGTTCACGGGCCCTCCGATCATCCTTTCAACCTTCCCCCAATATATATTCCCTCATTCCGCTAGGCATTAACTAGAGTTGATCAAAACAACAATGATTGTAACATGAGCGTGTGCGTGAATGGCTTTAATTTATGAAAACAACATCTACTACGTACGCCTGCCACGATGTTGAGACAGCACCGGTCGTCTCGTCTAGATCACTACACCACTAATATACGTTAGTCTGTTTTGCACCAATtgaatcgaaaaattttttccGTGCAGCAGTTTTAGAAGTAACACACACAGGACACACATGTAAATAAGCCGTACATATTTACCGGCAAAAAACCTAAGGTGCATCGTCAAGATGTAGCGAAACAATAACATCTAGCCGTGATCCATTAATTCGATAATTACGACACTTATATTGAACatgagagaaaagaaaaacaaatgtgaACAGTATCGCAGTATGGGATCCTTTCTAATGCTTTCTACTCATTcgattacttttttttttgcttggtttCTCTTATGTTAGAAAATCAGTCTCTGTTCGGGTGATGTATCAAGtagttatgtttctttttttttgccttcgaTAAATTTTCAGCTTTACTAATCCTGGGTGTGTGCTATCTTATGCAAGTGAGATAATATTTGCGACAGTGTTTGTGAGTGTATTTATATGCGTGAGTGCagttgtgtgtgagtgtacgtGAGCGCACTGGAGCGCGGTGCCTGTCTATGTAGTGCATATTTTCCATCCTGCGAATGTCGAAGTTGTCCTCTGTAGAAAAAATGTAAGTACCCCAATATGCTCCTTTTTTCACGCTACTACTTCTTGCTGCTTtcattttttgtcatttttcgTTACTACTATTcctttaaattttttttgcacgcTTCTAGTTCACTTCTATATATTATATGATACATATTCACAATATATGCGATATGCAAACATGCTAAAAACGTTTAGATCAACTGAACACATACAAATATTTGCCAAATTCTTCATATAGCAGCGCGGAGTACGTCAggatttttgtatttttggtttgttttgctgttgctgttgcatctATGCCCGTTTGTTTCAGTGTTAATTTTAAGTATTTAATAGAACTCTAGCACTGATCAAAAATATCGTAACACGAGTTAGAATGCGTCATATGTAGCTGTAAACTGTATTTTTCATGATTTTCTTTGTTGTatatatttgtgtttttttcgtaGTTATCCTATATTGCTATATGTCATTTAAAGTCAACGGCATATGTGTAATCGTCCTGCTCGGCGCCATTTGGCGCTGGGTTGTGACACATCTGGAAAGTGATGAGATTTCCGAATTTTACGGGATTTTTGGAATTTCTGACTCCTTTTTGCGTGTAGTCAGTCGAAGACTGCAGATGTCCTTCAGGAGTGTTTGCCGGAGTTGCTGAGATGGAATTATAAATGCAATATCTCCAGACGTTCACGTCACAACTGAACAGTGAAGGCTCCAGTTGAATTGTCAGAGTATACGCAGGAGTTGCAGAGATGAGATTATGAAGGTTTTGCAAGTTCTGCAGGCGTTCAAGCTACAACCCAGCAACGTCACCGTCGAGGCATAGTACACTAATCAACTGTCTGATGGCTACTACACCGTTTTTAGTACCTGGTAattagtgtttgttttttttcctttgcttgtAATTTTCATAACGACCTTCATATAGTGACTGGCTGGTGTCAATGCTTGTCAAAGCTTGTTGTCAAAGCCTTAGCGTTAAGCAAATTCACGAATTTTTCGTCTTCCCTCTTGTTGGAAGgaagaaatataaatttaaCTTATATTGTGCAAATATAAGTCGGACAGTACACGAGTCACGGTTGAACGGTTGAATGCTGTCTAACTAATTTCTTCAGTCACTGTTTACTTCACCCCCGAGAAGCTTGCATTCCGCCTCGGACCATGGTTTTGCTGCGTAGCAATCATGGCTAGGAACACGTCTCTGTCGCGATATCTTGCAATGCTGGCGAGCGTTGGAGTTGACTGCGTTACCCTCCGCGGGCAGCAgaagttgctgttgctggagttgttgttgttgctacaaggaaataaaaagtatCGACATAAGCAGCTGCTCACATAGCCCCTAGTTCAGCTCATGGTCATGGTTCAACCTTTATCATTTGCATTGTACCGAGATGTTCCGGCTGTTTTCAATTCAATCCATCAGATTTGTCTTGAAAGTTTAGAATAGATATTGTATAATGTCCAAATCCAAAATGTTGATACTAAGGTGACTAATTGACTTGTGATCGACTCTAGTGCATAGTTACTACTATTTTTGTTATACTTTTTTATAGTACATGACAGCTGCTGCTCTATGCGACGCTGCGTCGCGAATCTTGACAGTTCTGTCATTTCAAAACTACATCTACACACTTGAATTTGTCTACACCAAGTCTTTTTTCCAACATTGCTTACACGTATGTACAAAACATTACCCACGGTCATAGCTAAGTAGATAAATTTTACTTCAATTTCACATCCTAAACGTATGCAGATCTATTGCAAAATGTCCTATCTAACCCACCTTGTTCAGTACGTTGGAATAGTATTTGTTCTTACTATCGTCCTCCTCCGATTCGTCTTCCTCGTCTATTTGGGATTGTTTGAATCGGATCAACGGTGACGACATCTTTGGCGAATCCTTCATACTACCACTCTCATTCATGTCCTCGTCAGATGGCTGAGACGGTTGCTCTTTACGGTGAATTGATCGCTCTAGTCGACGCAAAAACCTGCAGAAGAAGTAAAACCCACAAGTGTTTTTAATCGTCATTATTGTGAGTTCTTGAGTATTGGAGACGCATACCTTATCTGATTGCCAATTGCCTTCAGCCGTCGTATTTTGTACGGCGGCTTGCGCATATCCTCCGGCGGTGCTGGTTTCGGTAACATTTGGATGCTAGATATCTCCTGCACAGGCGTATGTGAAAAGAATGAAGGGAAATAACACGACTTTGAGCATTGTCTGACACTCGTGTAGTCTAAAATTATTGCACgctaaggatttttttttgtgatgagTATATCGATGCTGTTCTAATTGTATAAAATCTTAACAAGTGGTTAAACACACTGTAGTAACTAGACGCTACGTTTATGCGCAAACTGAACTGAATTACGTAAAGTAGTTCTTCATATATAGTATGGAATTAAGTTGTTAAATTACGCCACAAATGTTTACACACAATAACTTTGTTTTTATACTATTGTTCGTATGTGCAAAGAACGAGTAAAATTATAAGAAAGAATAGTACTGAAAGCACATCATCAAACTTTTTGCTGCAAAGTTTCACAGGCGCTCTTGTTTTGCTTAACTATCCAAATAATAAATGTCTAccgacgaaaacaaaacaatgcgtttctatatatatatatacactaACGTGTCAACGAATGCGAGAGGTTAACTCAACGGAACAATGTCACAAGATACACGTAGAAAGTATGATCAAAGCGTTAGAGAGTAACGAAACAGAAACATCCGTAATATAGCTATATAGTAACTCGCTAGTATAAGAGAGCAGCAAATTTGGCAACCAACACATCCACTTAAGAACAAGGTTTGTACAGTAACAGTGTACTAGTGAGCTAGATGAGTATGGCGGCTGGGATGAGAGGCTATATGGATGCATAAAACTCATGATGGTGTTGACTGTTAACAATAACTACTCAATTATTTTTAGCTGAAAACTTGATTCATCTGTTCTGTACGACGCGCTGTATTGTCGATTGTTTCGAAGTCGCTATGGTCGATCCACAACGTTAACTCTGTAGCACACATCCAGTGGATCGTCACAAATACACAATCTCAACCTTGTTCGGTATCGTATGCACCTAGCGCAAACAAGCGGAGTTCAAACGTCTTGCTGCCGCGGTTCGTCCACGCAGGAGGGTAGCCTCAAACATAAAGCGGAAATAGTAACATCAACCCGTGCTGGGATTTCCCAGATCTTCTAAAACCTTAattcaattgaaaaaaaaa
This window of the Anopheles moucheti chromosome X, idAnoMoucSN_F20_07, whole genome shotgun sequence genome carries:
- the LOC128307216 gene encoding nuclear transcription factor Y subunit gamma, producing MDSPKKPLGVATSATITTPLTVVSTSVSNTITSSAESGSSCGKQKLTESHQNLHNFWPNLLREIHLVDNVEPGNQLLPLARIKKIMKLDEEVKMISSDAPLLFAKAIEIFIQELTLRAWLHTEHNKRRTLQRSDIAMAITRYDQFDFLIDIVPRDEIKVYKKEFEGKSEDGPSGGTTAANGAGNSSSTNGSEDMQYFFQLSQQHQKVTLQHATKGSIGALTNGGTVFDLATVIGATGSQQLLQAATTSTMATAQQEKMLPTGVESHAGVSTPVSTFQQLPSSQTTIQTASGQSIILANGSATAGGVPNGNATTTNQLLSANQSLQLLQHVMTPTGEIAQIPLNFIRTAGSGGTPNTGQPIFIHTAPMQAAPTIIHTGPTGIFLSANQFQQLQQQQVQQQQQNHLHQTQHQHQSQLQNNHQQQRD